The following coding sequences are from one Mycobacterium bourgelatii window:
- a CDS encoding PE family protein, whose product MSYLVTVPEYVATAASDLASIASTIDAANTAAAAPTSAVLAAGADEVSAAVAALFNAHAQSYQALSSQAATFHQQFVELLTAGANSYAVAEAANANPLQQLLDAINAPFQTFLGRPLIGDGFDGVDGTGSDGQNGGLLWGNGGRGGAGGPGQNGGNGGDGGFLWGNGGTGGTGGATNVNGGLAGWGGNGGNAVGLFGNGGVGGTGGQALIGVAGDGGWGGNGGLLFGNGGAGGRGGDGFVAGWGGYGGDGLGLIFGLGGTGGGGGTASAGGVAGIGGPGGVGNLFYNIIGIGADGGLGGDAFGGTNIGGQGGQGGWGNGQFFSIGGNGGAGGNALTFNGTGGPGGFGGDGGGIFGIGGAGGNGGGALMGGRGGVGGMGGIGGLFGIGGAGGNGFGAPNLAFGGNGGQGGYGGYLFGFGGAGGNGGIGNTPGIGAPGGFGGYLIGGPIGRRGITPA is encoded by the coding sequence ATGTCCTATCTGGTCACGGTTCCGGAGTATGTCGCTACGGCGGCCTCGGACTTGGCGAGCATCGCTTCGACGATCGATGCGGCAAACACAGCAGCCGCCGCGCCGACATCGGCGGTGCTGGCCGCGGGTGCCGATGAAGTGTCGGCGGCGGTCGCGGCGCTGTTCAACGCGCACGCTCAGAGCTACCAGGCGCTCAGCTCTCAGGCGGCAACGTTTCACCAGCAGTTCGTCGAGTTGCTGACGGCGGGCGCTAACTCTTACGCCGTCGCCGAGGCGGCCAACGCAAATCCGCTGCAGCAGTTGCTCGACGCGATCAACGCGCCGTTCCAGACCTTTCTGGGACGACCGCTGATCGGCGACGGCTTCGATGGCGTAGACGGAACCGGCTCCGACGGCCAGAACGGCGGCTTGCTGTGGGGCAACGGGGGCCGAGGCGGGGCAGGCGGACCCGGGCAGAACGGCGGAAACGGCGGGGATGGCGGGTTCTTGTGGGGCAACGGCGGCACCGGCGGTACCGGCGGCGCGACCAATGTCAACGGCGGTCTAGCCGGTTGGGGCGGCAACGGCGGCAACGCCGTCGGCCTGTTCGGCAACGGGGGGGTTGGGGGGACCGGCGGGCAGGCTCTGATCGGCGTCGCCGGCGACGGCGGCTGGGGCGGCAACGGTGGGCTTCTGTTCGGCAACGGCGGCGCGGGCGGTAGAGGCGGCGATGGCTTTGTTGCCGGCTGGGGCGGCTACGGAGGCGACGGCCTGGGCCTGATCTTCGGACTCGGCGGAACCGGCGGTGGTGGCGGAACGGCCAGCGCCGGCGGGGTCGCGGGAATCGGCGGACCTGGTGGCGTCGGCAACCTCTTCTACAACATCATCGGCATCGGCGCCGACGGCGGCCTCGGCGGAGATGCCTTCGGCGGCACCAACATCGGCGGCCAGGGCGGCCAAGGCGGCTGGGGTAATGGTCAATTCTTCAGCATTGGCGGCAACGGCGGTGCCGGCGGAAACGCATTGACCTTCAACGGGACCGGCGGGCCCGGAGGATTTGGTGGCGACGGCGGGGGCATCTTTGGTATCGGCGGAGCAGGCGGCAACGGCGGGGGCGCGCTGATGGGTGGCCGTGGCGGGGTCGGCGGCATGGGCGGCATCGGTGGCCTCTTCGGTATTGGCGGCGCCGGCGGCAACGGGTTCGGTGCGCCCAACCTGGCGTTCGGAGGTAACGGCGGCCAGGGCGGTTACGGCGGCTACCTCTTCGGCTTCGGCGGCGCCGGCGGCAACGGCGGCATCGGGAACACGCCCGGCATCGGCGCCCCCGGCGGCTTCGGCGGCTACCTCATCGGCGGTCCGATCGGCAGGAGGGGCATCACGCCGGCCTGA
- a CDS encoding acetyl-CoA acetyltransferase: MNLDPRTPVIVGVGQSAERIDDPTYRAMSPVELAAAAAQAALADCGADAVAVAVDTVAALRQFEISSPVAIAPLGRSNNYPRSVANRIGAKPDRLILEVVGGQGPQRLVNELAAEIAAGRFEVALVFGSDATSTLRYFAQAEDKPDFNETVDGDLEDRGLGIEKLMSRYTVIHGLVDAPTQYALMENARRAGTGLGPAEYLRRMGELFAPFTKVAAGNPFAAAPVERSVEELTTITDSNRMIAEPYPRFLVARDQVNQGAAALLMSVDAAQRLGVPREKWVYLRGHADLTEQGMLDRPDLGRAPSAVMAVREALEVAGIGVDDVATFDLYSCFPVPVFNICDGLDIAPDDPRGLTLTGGLPFFGGAGNNYSMHAIAETVARMRSAPGEFGLVGANGGVLSKYSVGVYSTEPAPWRADRSPQLQADIDSRPTVAVTESADGPGVIETYTVRRDAGRRTGIIIGRLVADGSRFLATTEDADLIALLADDDPLGASVRVKSFDYGNRCVSG; encoded by the coding sequence ATGAATCTCGATCCGCGGACCCCCGTCATCGTCGGTGTCGGGCAGTCCGCCGAACGTATCGACGACCCCACCTATCGGGCCATGTCACCCGTCGAACTGGCCGCCGCGGCCGCCCAAGCAGCCCTTGCCGATTGTGGCGCGGACGCGGTGGCAGTTGCCGTCGACACCGTCGCCGCGCTTCGGCAATTCGAGATCTCCAGCCCTGTCGCCATCGCTCCGCTGGGGCGGTCCAACAACTATCCGCGTTCGGTGGCCAACCGGATCGGCGCCAAACCCGACCGGCTAATCCTCGAAGTCGTCGGTGGTCAGGGGCCCCAGCGCCTGGTCAACGAGTTGGCTGCGGAGATCGCCGCGGGTAGGTTCGAGGTGGCCCTGGTCTTCGGCTCCGACGCGACGTCCACCCTGCGGTATTTCGCGCAGGCGGAGGACAAGCCGGACTTCAACGAGACCGTCGACGGGGACCTGGAAGACCGCGGCTTGGGCATCGAAAAGCTGATGTCTCGCTACACGGTGATCCATGGGCTGGTGGACGCACCGACTCAGTACGCGTTGATGGAAAACGCTCGCCGCGCCGGAACGGGATTGGGCCCGGCCGAGTACCTACGTCGGATGGGCGAGTTGTTCGCGCCGTTCACCAAGGTTGCGGCGGGTAATCCGTTCGCTGCCGCGCCCGTTGAGCGCAGTGTCGAAGAGTTGACCACGATCACCGACAGCAACCGGATGATCGCCGAGCCCTATCCGCGCTTCCTGGTCGCCCGCGACCAGGTGAACCAGGGTGCAGCCGCGCTGCTGATGTCGGTCGACGCCGCGCAACGGCTCGGCGTCCCCCGCGAGAAGTGGGTGTACCTCCGTGGCCATGCCGACCTGACCGAGCAGGGGATGCTGGACCGTCCGGATCTCGGCCGTGCCCCGTCGGCGGTCATGGCGGTACGCGAGGCGCTAGAGGTGGCCGGTATCGGTGTCGACGACGTGGCCACCTTCGACCTGTATAGCTGCTTCCCGGTGCCGGTCTTCAATATCTGTGACGGTCTGGATATCGCGCCCGACGACCCGCGCGGCCTCACGCTGACCGGCGGGCTGCCGTTCTTCGGCGGGGCGGGCAACAACTACTCCATGCACGCAATTGCCGAAACGGTAGCCCGAATGCGCAGCGCGCCAGGGGAATTCGGTCTCGTCGGCGCCAACGGCGGTGTGCTGAGCAAGTATTCGGTGGGCGTCTACTCGACCGAGCCGGCGCCGTGGCGGGCCGATCGCAGCCCGCAGCTGCAGGCGGACATCGACAGCCGGCCCACCGTGGCGGTCACCGAGAGCGCCGACGGCCCCGGCGTCATCGAGACCTACACGGTCCGCCGCGACGCGGGCCGTCGGACCGGCATCATCATCGGCCGGTTGGTTGCCGACGGCAGTCGGTTCCTGGCAACGACGGAGGACGCCGACTTGATCGCACTTCTGGCCGACGACGACCCGCTGGGGGCGTCCGTGCGCGTGAAGTCGTTCGACTACGGCAATCGCTGCGTTTCGGGCTGA
- a CDS encoding PE family protein translates to MSFVTTIPEAVLAAASDLANLGATINQANAAALSPTTQLLAAGADEVSAAVAAAFGAHAQGYQALGAQAAVFHDRFVQLMSAGAGQYALAEATAATPLQTLEQQVLNVINTPTNLLLGRPLIGNGANGAPGQDGQAGGLLIGNGGAGGAGTAAHPAGGKGGDAGLIGNGGAGGAGRALSVRAPGGDGGAGGLLFGNGGAGGTGGSGQGGTGGTGGAAGLFGAGGVGGAGGTSNVGSSGGLGGAGGAGGLFGTGGAGGRGGASFDAFGGPAGSGGAGGAGGLGGLILGSGGAGGAGADSVGTAPGGAGGIGGHGGFLNGQGGAGGTGGYNGGAGGAGGAGGTLSGSGGAGGAGGLNGGTGGAGGDAGLLFGDGGSGGSGGPSGINGGNGGNGGRAGFLIGFGGNGGNGGTGGGGGTNGTGGQGGDGGQLLGAAGQPGLP, encoded by the coding sequence ATGTCATTTGTCACCACCATTCCGGAGGCCGTGCTAGCCGCCGCCTCGGATCTGGCGAATCTCGGTGCAACTATCAACCAGGCCAATGCGGCAGCCTTGAGCCCGACGACGCAGTTGCTCGCCGCGGGCGCCGACGAGGTATCGGCAGCAGTCGCCGCCGCGTTCGGCGCACATGCCCAGGGGTATCAAGCGCTCGGTGCCCAGGCGGCGGTCTTCCACGACCGCTTCGTGCAACTCATGAGCGCGGGCGCAGGTCAGTACGCGCTCGCCGAGGCCACCGCCGCCACGCCGCTGCAGACCCTCGAGCAGCAAGTCCTCAACGTGATCAACACCCCCACCAACCTGCTGCTGGGGCGACCGCTGATCGGTAACGGAGCCAACGGGGCACCGGGCCAAGACGGCCAGGCCGGCGGGCTGCTGATCGGCAATGGCGGCGCTGGCGGGGCGGGCACGGCCGCTCACCCGGCCGGGGGTAAGGGCGGGGACGCCGGCCTGATAGGCAACGGCGGAGCCGGCGGCGCCGGCAGAGCGCTCAGCGTTAGGGCACCTGGGGGTGACGGCGGAGCGGGCGGGCTGTTATTCGGTAATGGGGGCGCCGGCGGGACCGGAGGATCCGGCCAGGGCGGCACCGGAGGCACCGGAGGGGCGGCCGGCCTGTTCGGCGCCGGCGGTGTCGGCGGTGCAGGCGGGACCTCGAACGTCGGGTCCTCGGGTGGGCTGGGCGGCGCCGGAGGTGCCGGCGGATTGTTTGGCACCGGCGGGGCCGGCGGCCGCGGTGGCGCCAGTTTCGATGCCTTTGGCGGCCCTGCCGGCAGTGGTGGTGCAGGCGGCGCCGGCGGCTTGGGCGGACTCATCCTGGGCTCCGGCGGGGCCGGTGGCGCGGGCGCCGACTCAGTTGGGACTGCGCCTGGCGGTGCCGGCGGAATTGGCGGCCACGGCGGCTTCCTCAACGGCCAGGGAGGCGCCGGCGGCACCGGCGGATACAACGGGGGCGCCGGCGGTGCCGGTGGTGCAGGGGGCACCCTGTCCGGCTCAGGCGGCGCCGGCGGCGCCGGAGGACTCAACGGGGGCACAGGCGGGGCTGGCGGTGATGCAGGCCTGCTGTTCGGCGACGGTGGCAGCGGCGGCTCCGGCGGACCCTCCGGTATTAACGGCGGGAATGGGGGCAACGGCGGGCGCGCCGGGTTCCTGATTGGTTTCGGCGGGAATGGCGGCAATGGCGGGACCGGTGGCGGTGGAGGGACCAACGGCACCGGTGGCCAAGGCGGCGACGGCGGTCAGTTGCTCGGTGCCGCCGGCCAACCCGGCCTGCCGTAA
- the sucD gene encoding succinate--CoA ligase subunit alpha, producing MAIFLTKDNKVIVQGITGSEATVHTARMLKAGTQIVGGVNARKAGTEVTHEDRGGRIIKLPVFGSVSEAMEKTGADVSIIFVPPKFAKDAIIEAIDAEIPLLVVITEGIPVQDSAYAWAYNLEKGGKTRIIGPNCPGIISPGQALVGITPANITGAGPVGLVSKSGTLTYQMMYELRDFGFTTSIGIGGDPIIGTTHIDAIEAFEKDPDTKLIVMIGEIGGDAEERAADYIKANVSKPVVGYVAGFTAPEGKTMGHAGAIVSGSSGTAAAKKEALEAAGVKVGKTPSETAALAREILQSL from the coding sequence ATGGCAATCTTCCTGACCAAAGACAACAAGGTCATCGTCCAGGGCATCACCGGCAGCGAGGCCACCGTGCACACCGCCCGGATGCTCAAGGCGGGCACCCAGATCGTCGGCGGCGTGAACGCGCGCAAGGCCGGCACCGAGGTCACCCACGAGGACAGGGGCGGCAGGATCATCAAGCTGCCGGTGTTCGGCAGCGTCTCGGAAGCGATGGAAAAGACCGGCGCCGACGTGTCGATCATCTTCGTGCCGCCGAAGTTCGCCAAGGACGCGATCATCGAGGCCATCGACGCCGAGATCCCCTTGTTGGTGGTCATCACCGAGGGGATTCCGGTGCAGGACAGCGCTTATGCCTGGGCCTACAACCTGGAGAAGGGCGGCAAGACCCGCATCATCGGCCCGAACTGCCCGGGCATCATCAGCCCTGGGCAGGCGCTGGTCGGCATCACCCCGGCCAACATCACCGGCGCCGGGCCCGTCGGGCTGGTGTCCAAGTCGGGCACGCTGACCTACCAGATGATGTACGAGCTGCGTGACTTCGGCTTCACCACCTCGATCGGCATCGGCGGCGACCCGATCATCGGCACCACCCACATCGACGCCATCGAGGCCTTCGAGAAGGACCCCGACACCAAGCTGATCGTGATGATCGGTGAGATCGGCGGCGACGCCGAGGAGCGGGCGGCCGACTACATCAAGGCCAACGTGTCCAAGCCGGTGGTCGGCTACGTCGCGGGATTCACTGCGCCGGAAGGCAAGACGATGGGCCACGCCGGCGCCATCGTGTCCGGCTCGTCGGGCACCGCGGCCGCCAAGAAGGAGGCCCTGGAGGCGGCCGGGGTCAAGGTGGGCAAGACGCCGTCCGAGACGGCCGCGCTGGCTCGGGAGATCCTGCAGAGCCTGTAA
- the sucC gene encoding ADP-forming succinate--CoA ligase subunit beta — protein sequence MDLFEYQAKELFAKHGVPGNKGRVTDTAEGAKAIATEIGKPVMVKAQVKTGGRGKAGGVKYAATPDEAYEHAKNILGLDIKGHIVKKLLVAEASDIAEEYYLSFLLDRANRSYLAMCSVEGGMEIEEVAATKPDRLAKVPVSAVKGVDLEFARSIAEQGHLPAEVLDAAAVTIEKLWGVFVGEDATLVEVNPLVRTPSRGEDDPGQILALDGKVTLDGNAAFRQPGHAEFEDKASTDPLELKAKEHDLNYVKLDGEVGIIGNGAGLVMSTLDVVAYAGEKHGGVKPANFLDIGGGASAEVMAAGLDVILGDEQVKSVFVNVFGGITSCDAVATGIVKALEILGDEANKPLVVRLDGNNVEEGRRILAEANHPLVTLVPTMDEAADKAAELASA from the coding sequence ATGGATCTTTTCGAGTATCAAGCCAAAGAGTTGTTCGCCAAGCATGGCGTGCCTGGCAATAAAGGCCGGGTGACTGACACCGCCGAGGGCGCCAAGGCCATCGCTACCGAGATCGGTAAGCCGGTGATGGTCAAGGCGCAGGTCAAGACCGGCGGTCGCGGAAAGGCCGGTGGCGTGAAGTACGCCGCCACCCCCGATGAGGCTTACGAACACGCCAAGAACATTCTGGGCTTGGACATCAAGGGCCACATCGTGAAGAAGCTGCTGGTTGCCGAGGCCAGCGACATCGCCGAGGAGTACTACCTCTCCTTCCTGCTCGACCGCGCCAACCGCAGCTACCTGGCCATGTGCTCGGTAGAGGGCGGCATGGAGATCGAGGAAGTCGCGGCCACCAAGCCAGACCGGCTGGCCAAAGTTCCGGTGAGTGCCGTCAAGGGTGTCGACCTGGAATTCGCGCGATCGATCGCCGAGCAGGGCCATCTGCCCGCCGAGGTGCTCGACGCGGCGGCGGTCACCATCGAAAAGCTGTGGGGGGTGTTCGTCGGCGAGGACGCCACGCTGGTCGAGGTCAACCCGCTGGTGCGCACTCCCTCACGCGGTGAGGATGACCCAGGCCAGATCCTGGCGCTGGACGGCAAGGTCACCCTGGACGGCAACGCCGCTTTCCGTCAGCCCGGCCACGCCGAGTTCGAGGACAAGGCGTCCACCGACCCGTTGGAGCTCAAGGCCAAGGAGCACGACCTCAACTACGTCAAGCTCGACGGTGAGGTGGGGATCATCGGCAACGGGGCCGGCCTGGTGATGTCGACCCTCGACGTCGTCGCCTACGCGGGCGAGAAGCACGGCGGTGTCAAGCCGGCCAACTTCCTGGACATCGGCGGCGGCGCTTCGGCCGAGGTGATGGCCGCCGGTTTGGACGTGATCTTGGGCGACGAGCAGGTCAAGAGCGTCTTCGTCAACGTTTTCGGCGGCATCACCTCCTGCGACGCGGTGGCCACCGGGATCGTCAAGGCGCTGGAAATCCTGGGCGACGAGGCCAACAAGCCGCTGGTGGTGCGGTTGGACGGCAACAACGTCGAAGAAGGCCGGCGCATCCTGGCCGAGGCCAACCACCCGCTGGTGACGTTGGTCCCCACGATGGACGAAGCCGCCGACAAAGCGGCCGAGCTGGCGAGCGCCTGA
- a CDS encoding M23 family metallopeptidase, with protein MSQHRFARTASAVAARAPRDRWLHHHRNEVTEIIPLDGFDDLDDLDFADLDELDYGDEAIFGDDALLDAPELDDLSELDESPRPLAPPSAAITDVMTRVIIEPDAHAPTERITPVPRSGGQHRKQPTSAAKGRLLIGAMAAGAAAAATHTATHQSDAQKPETVLTANASALVGGSGNNAPRGVQVIAAQPANLAAVHNEEFARGVAFAQERAQREARLQQPLYVMPTRGIFTSNFGYRWGVLHAGIDVANSIGTPIYAVSDGVVIDAGPTAGYGMWVKLRHADGTVTLYGHVNTTLVSIGERVMAGDQIATMGNRGFSTGPHLHFEVLLNGSERIDPVPWLAKRGLSVGNYAG; from the coding sequence TTGTCCCAGCACCGATTTGCCCGCACTGCCAGCGCAGTTGCGGCTCGCGCACCCCGCGATCGTTGGCTGCATCACCACCGTAACGAAGTGACCGAGATCATCCCGCTCGACGGGTTCGACGATCTCGACGACCTGGATTTCGCCGATCTTGACGAGCTGGATTACGGCGACGAGGCGATCTTCGGCGACGACGCCCTGCTGGACGCACCCGAACTCGACGACCTCAGCGAACTCGACGAATCGCCGCGGCCGCTGGCGCCCCCTTCCGCCGCCATCACCGACGTGATGACCCGGGTGATCATCGAACCCGACGCGCATGCGCCCACGGAGCGGATCACCCCGGTGCCGCGGAGCGGTGGGCAGCATCGCAAGCAACCGACCAGCGCCGCCAAGGGACGCCTGCTGATCGGGGCCATGGCCGCGGGCGCGGCAGCCGCAGCGACGCACACGGCGACCCATCAATCTGATGCCCAGAAGCCCGAGACGGTGCTGACCGCCAACGCGTCCGCGCTGGTCGGCGGGTCGGGCAACAACGCCCCCCGCGGTGTGCAGGTGATCGCGGCTCAACCCGCCAACCTCGCCGCGGTACACAACGAGGAGTTCGCCAGGGGTGTGGCGTTCGCCCAGGAACGCGCACAGCGCGAGGCGCGCCTGCAGCAGCCGCTGTACGTGATGCCGACCCGAGGCATCTTCACTTCCAACTTCGGCTACCGCTGGGGCGTGCTGCACGCCGGCATCGACGTGGCCAACTCGATCGGGACCCCGATCTACGCAGTGTCCGACGGCGTCGTCATCGACGCCGGACCGACCGCCGGCTACGGGATGTGGGTCAAGCTCCGCCACGCCGACGGAACCGTGACGCTCTACGGGCACGTCAACACGACGCTGGTCAGCATCGGCGAGCGCGTCATGGCCGGCGACCAGATAGCGACCATGGGTAACCGCGGCTTTTCCACCGGTCCGCATCTGCACTTCGAGGTGCTCCTGAACGGCTCCGAGCGGATCGACCCGGTGCCGTGGCTGGCCAAGCGCGGCCTCAGCGTCGGCAACTACGCCGGCTGA
- the pcrA gene encoding DNA helicase PcrA — MSVHATEAMFSGSPGPPGPDSADQLLDGLNPQQRQAVVHEGSPLLIVAGAGSGKTAVLTRRIAYLIAARGVGVGQILAITFTNKAAAEMRERVAALVGARARYMWVSTFHSSCVRILRNQASLIEGLNSNFSIYDADDSRRLLQMIGRDMGLDIKRYSPRLLANAISNLKNELIDPDGALHALTDESDDLTRTVASVYAEYQRRLRAANALDFDDLIGETVAVLQTFPQIAQYYRRRFRHVLVDEYQDTNHAQYVLVRELVGTDTEDGVPPGELCVVGDADQSIYAFRGATIRNIEDFERDYPDATTILLEQNYRSTQNILSAANSVISRNAGRREKRLWTDAGKGELIVGYVADNEHDEARFVAEEIDALVERGEITYNDVAVFYRTNNSSRALEEVFIRAGIAYKVVGGVRFYERKEIRDIVAYLRVLDNPGDAVSLRRILNTPRRGIGDRAEACVAVYAENTGSTFADALVAAAQGKVPMLNSRAEKAISGFVEMLDELRGRLDDDLGELVEAVLERTGYRRELESSTDPQELARLDNLNELVSVAHEFSIDLANAAAAEGDSSPEDEDVPDTGVLAAFLERVSLVADTDEIPEHGAGVVTLMTLHTAKGLEFPVVFVTGWEDGMFPHMRALDDPTELSEERRLAYVGITRARQRLYVSRAIVRSSWGQPMLNPESRFLREIPQELIEWRRVAPKPSFSAPVSGAGRFGTPRSAPTRSGMSKRPLLVLEPGDRVTHDKYGLGRVEEVSGVGESAMSLIDFGSAGRVKLMHNHAPISKL; from the coding sequence ATGAGTGTGCACGCGACCGAAGCAATGTTTTCCGGGTCCCCGGGGCCCCCTGGACCCGACTCAGCGGATCAACTGCTCGACGGCCTTAATCCCCAGCAGCGCCAAGCGGTGGTGCATGAGGGTTCTCCGCTGCTGATCGTCGCCGGCGCGGGCTCGGGCAAGACGGCGGTGTTGACCAGGCGCATCGCCTACCTGATCGCCGCCCGCGGGGTGGGGGTCGGCCAGATATTGGCCATCACTTTCACCAACAAGGCCGCCGCGGAGATGCGCGAACGGGTGGCGGCCCTGGTCGGCGCCCGCGCCCGCTACATGTGGGTGTCGACCTTCCACTCCAGCTGCGTACGCATCCTGCGCAACCAGGCGTCGCTGATCGAAGGCCTCAACTCGAACTTCTCGATCTACGACGCCGACGATTCGCGGCGGCTGCTGCAGATGATCGGCCGGGACATGGGGCTGGACATCAAGCGGTATTCGCCGCGGCTGCTGGCCAACGCGATCTCCAACCTGAAGAACGAGCTGATCGACCCGGACGGTGCGCTGCACGCCCTGACCGATGAGTCCGATGACCTGACCCGCACCGTCGCCTCCGTCTACGCCGAATACCAGCGTCGGCTGCGGGCGGCCAACGCGCTGGACTTCGACGACTTGATCGGCGAGACCGTGGCGGTGCTGCAGACCTTCCCGCAGATTGCGCAGTATTACCGGCGCCGCTTCCGCCACGTCTTGGTCGACGAATACCAGGACACCAACCACGCGCAGTACGTCCTGGTGCGCGAATTGGTCGGTACCGACACCGAAGATGGTGTGCCGCCCGGCGAGTTGTGCGTCGTCGGTGACGCCGACCAGTCGATCTATGCGTTCCGCGGGGCAACCATCCGCAACATCGAAGACTTCGAGCGCGACTATCCCGACGCGACAACGATTCTGCTGGAACAGAATTACCGCTCGACGCAGAACATCCTCTCGGCGGCCAACTCGGTGATCTCGCGTAACGCCGGACGTCGCGAGAAGCGATTGTGGACCGACGCCGGCAAGGGCGAATTGATCGTCGGCTACGTCGCGGACAACGAGCACGACGAGGCCAGGTTCGTCGCCGAAGAGATCGACGCGCTGGTCGAGCGGGGCGAGATCACCTACAACGACGTAGCAGTCTTCTACCGCACCAACAACTCGTCGCGGGCGCTGGAAGAGGTGTTCATCCGGGCTGGCATCGCCTACAAAGTCGTTGGGGGAGTGCGCTTTTACGAGCGCAAGGAGATCCGCGACATCGTCGCCTACTTACGGGTGCTGGACAATCCGGGTGACGCCGTAAGCCTGCGCCGCATCCTCAACACCCCGCGTCGGGGTATCGGTGATCGGGCCGAGGCCTGCGTGGCGGTGTACGCCGAGAACACCGGCTCCACTTTTGCCGACGCTCTTGTCGCCGCGGCGCAGGGCAAGGTGCCGATGCTGAATTCCCGTGCGGAGAAGGCGATCTCGGGTTTCGTCGAGATGCTCGACGAGTTGCGGGGACGCCTCGATGACGACCTCGGCGAGTTGGTCGAGGCCGTACTGGAACGCACCGGGTACCGTCGCGAACTCGAATCGTCCACCGACCCACAGGAATTGGCGCGGCTGGATAACCTCAACGAACTCGTCAGCGTCGCGCACGAATTCAGCATCGACCTAGCGAATGCCGCGGCCGCGGAGGGGGACAGCTCGCCCGAGGACGAGGACGTGCCGGACACCGGCGTGCTGGCCGCGTTCCTCGAACGCGTCTCGTTGGTGGCCGACACCGACGAAATCCCCGAACACGGCGCCGGCGTGGTCACGCTCATGACCTTGCACACCGCCAAGGGGTTGGAGTTCCCGGTGGTGTTCGTCACCGGCTGGGAGGACGGCATGTTTCCGCACATGCGGGCATTGGACGATCCCACCGAATTGTCCGAAGAGCGGCGCCTGGCCTATGTCGGCATCACCCGGGCCCGGCAACGGCTCTACGTCAGCCGCGCGATCGTGCGGTCGTCGTGGGGCCAGCCCATGCTGAACCCGGAATCGCGATTCCTGCGCGAGATTCCGCAGGAACTCATCGAATGGCGGCGGGTGGCCCCGAAGCCGTCGTTCAGCGCGCCGGTCAGCGGCGCCGGCCGGTTCGGTACGCCGCGCTCAGCACCCACCAGGTCGGGGATGAGCAAGCGTCCGCTGCTGGTGCTCGAGCCGGGGGACCGGGTAACCCACGACAAGTACGGGCTGGGTCGGGTGGAAGAGGTTTCCGGCGTCGGCGAATCGGCCATGTCGTTGATCGACTTCGGCAGCGCGGGACGGGTGAAGCTGATGCACAACCACGCGCCGATCAGCAAGCTCTGA
- a CDS encoding chorismate mutase, with amino-acid sequence MRPDPPHHENAESAEMNTDMIDTETLPSIDELREEIDRLDREILAAVKRRAEVSRAIGKVRMASGGTRLVHNREMQVIERYSELGPEGKDLAMLLLRLGRGRLGH; translated from the coding sequence ATGAGACCAGACCCCCCACATCACGAGAACGCGGAGTCAGCAGAAATGAACACCGACATGATCGACACCGAAACGCTCCCCAGCATCGACGAGCTGCGCGAGGAAATCGACCGACTCGACCGGGAGATACTCGCCGCCGTGAAACGTCGCGCCGAGGTGTCGCGCGCGATTGGCAAAGTCCGAATGGCATCCGGCGGCACCCGGTTGGTGCACAACCGCGAGATGCAAGTCATCGAACGCTACAGCGAGCTCGGTCCCGAGGGTAAGGATCTGGCAATGCTGCTCTTGCGCCTCGGCCGGGGACGGCTGGGTCACTAA